The Streptomyces sp. NBC_00670 genome window below encodes:
- a CDS encoding homoserine dehydrogenase: MMRTRPLKVALLGCGVVGSEVARIMTTHAEDLAARIGAPLELAGVAVRRPAKVREGIDPALVTTDATALVKRGDIDVVVEVIGGIEPARTLITTAFEHGASVVSANKALLAQDGAALHAAATEHGRDLYYEAAVAGAIPLIRPLRESLAGDKVDRVLGIVNGTTNFILDKMDSTGAGYQEALDEATALGYAEADPTADVEGFDAAAKAAILAGIAFHTRVRLDDVYREGMTEVTAADFASAKEMGCTIKLLAICERAADGGSVTARVHPAMIPLSHPLASVRGAYNAVFVESEAAGQLMFYGPGAGGAPTASAVLGDLVAVCRNRLHGTTGPGESAYTRLPVSPMGEVVTRYHISLDVADKPGVLAQVATVFAEHGVSIDTVRQQSRPDGDGEASLVVVTHRASDAALTGVVEALRSLDTVRGVASIMRVEGE; encoded by the coding sequence ATGATGCGTACGCGTCCGCTGAAAGTGGCGCTGCTGGGCTGTGGGGTAGTCGGCTCAGAGGTGGCGCGCATCATGACGACGCACGCGGAGGACCTCGCCGCCCGGATCGGCGCCCCCCTCGAACTCGCCGGAGTCGCCGTCCGCCGGCCCGCCAAGGTCCGCGAGGGCATCGACCCCGCCCTGGTCACCACCGACGCCACCGCCCTCGTCAAACGCGGCGACATCGACGTCGTGGTGGAGGTCATCGGGGGGATCGAGCCCGCCCGCACCCTCATCACCACCGCGTTCGAGCACGGCGCCTCCGTCGTCTCCGCCAACAAGGCGCTCCTCGCCCAGGACGGCGCCGCGCTGCACGCCGCCGCCACCGAGCACGGCCGGGACCTCTACTACGAGGCCGCCGTCGCCGGCGCCATCCCGCTGATCCGGCCGCTGCGCGAGTCCCTCGCCGGCGACAAGGTCGACCGCGTCCTCGGCATCGTCAACGGCACCACCAACTTCATCCTCGACAAGATGGACTCCACCGGCGCCGGCTACCAGGAGGCCCTGGACGAGGCCACCGCGCTCGGGTACGCCGAGGCCGACCCGACCGCCGACGTCGAGGGCTTCGACGCCGCCGCCAAGGCCGCCATCCTCGCCGGGATCGCCTTCCACACCCGCGTGCGCCTGGACGACGTCTACCGCGAGGGCATGACCGAGGTCACCGCCGCCGACTTCGCCTCCGCCAAGGAGATGGGCTGCACCATCAAGCTGCTCGCCATCTGCGAGCGGGCGGCCGACGGCGGCTCGGTCACCGCGCGCGTGCACCCCGCGATGATCCCGCTCAGCCATCCGCTGGCCTCCGTGCGCGGCGCCTACAACGCCGTCTTCGTCGAGTCCGAGGCCGCCGGGCAGCTGATGTTCTACGGCCCCGGCGCGGGCGGCGCGCCCACCGCCTCCGCGGTCCTCGGCGACCTGGTCGCCGTCTGCCGCAACCGGCTGCACGGCACCACCGGGCCCGGCGAGTCCGCGTACACCCGGCTGCCGGTCTCGCCGATGGGCGAGGTGGTCACGCGGTACCACATCAGCCTGGACGTCGCCGACAAACCGGGCGTCCTCGCCCAGGTGGCCACCGTGTTCGCCGAGCACGGCGTCTCGATCGACACCGTCCGCCAGCAGAGCCGGCCGGACGGGGACGGCGAGGCCTCCCTCGTCGTCGTCACCCATCGCGCGTCCGACGCCGCCCTCACCGGCGTCGTCGAGGCGCTGCGCAGCCTCGACACCGTGCGGGGCGTCGCCAGCATCATGCGGGTTGAAGGAGAGTAA
- the thrB gene encoding homoserine kinase yields the protein MAGPAFRAAAVRVRVPATSANLGPGFDALGLALGLYDDVVVRVADSGLHIDIAGEGSETLPRDESHLLVRALRTAFDVLGGQPRGLEIVCANRIPHGRGLGSSSAAICAGIVAARAVTIGGEARLDDTALLELATEIEGHPDNVAACLLGGFTLSWMDAGAARAIRTEPADSIVPVVFVPGKPVLTETARGLLPRTVPHVDAAANAGRAALLVEALTRRPELLLPATEDRLHQEYRAPAMPESAALVERLRGDGVPAVISGAGPTVLALADAASADKVADLAGPGWAANRLELDGTGASVLPLAAPGAEAGPGAGTEAGAGR from the coding sequence ATGGCCGGTCCAGCGTTCCGCGCCGCCGCCGTCCGGGTGCGCGTCCCCGCCACCAGTGCCAACCTCGGCCCGGGCTTCGACGCCCTCGGCCTCGCGCTGGGGCTCTACGACGACGTGGTCGTCCGGGTGGCCGACTCAGGGCTGCACATCGACATCGCGGGGGAGGGCAGCGAGACCCTGCCCCGCGACGAGAGCCATCTTCTCGTCCGCGCCCTGCGCACCGCCTTCGACGTGCTGGGCGGACAGCCCCGCGGCCTGGAGATCGTGTGCGCCAACCGCATCCCGCACGGCCGCGGCCTCGGCTCCTCCTCCGCCGCCATCTGCGCCGGCATCGTCGCCGCGCGGGCGGTGACCATAGGCGGCGAGGCCAGGCTCGACGACACCGCGCTGCTCGAGCTGGCCACCGAGATCGAGGGCCACCCCGACAACGTCGCCGCCTGTCTGCTCGGCGGTTTCACGCTCTCCTGGATGGACGCCGGCGCCGCCCGGGCCATCAGGACCGAACCGGCCGATTCCATCGTTCCGGTGGTTTTCGTGCCCGGAAAACCGGTACTGACCGAGACCGCGCGCGGACTGCTCCCGCGCACCGTCCCGCACGTCGACGCCGCCGCCAACGCGGGCCGCGCCGCCCTGCTCGTCGAGGCGCTGACCCGGCGCCCCGAACTGCTGCTGCCCGCCACCGAGGACCGCCTCCACCAGGAGTACCGCGCCCCGGCCATGCCGGAGAGCGCCGCGCTGGTGGAGCGGCTGCGCGGGGACGGCGTCCCGGCGGTCATCTCCGGCGCCGGACCCACCGTGCTGGCCCTCGCCGACGCGGCGAGCGCCGACAAGGTCGCCGATCTGGCGGGCCCCGGCTGGGCCGCCAACCGGCTGGAACTCGACGGCACCGGGGCGAGCGTGCTGCCGCTCGCCGCCCCCGGTGCGGAGGCCGGACCCGGGGCCGGTACCGAGGCCGGTGCCGGGCGATAA
- a CDS encoding response regulator, with protein sequence MSGASGRVLVVDDNKVIRQLIRVNLELEGIEVVTAADGVECLDVVHRVRPDVVTLDVVMPRLDGLRTAARLRGDPRTRHLPLAVVSACTQYEVESGLDVGVDVFLAKPFDPEELVRVVRELLERPRGSGAEGSASRGAGAQSAP encoded by the coding sequence GTGTCAGGCGCGTCCGGCCGGGTGCTTGTTGTGGACGACAACAAGGTCATCCGGCAGCTGATCAGGGTCAACCTCGAGCTGGAGGGCATCGAGGTCGTGACCGCGGCCGATGGTGTCGAGTGTCTGGATGTCGTGCATCGGGTGCGGCCCGATGTCGTCACCCTTGATGTGGTCATGCCCCGGCTCGATGGGCTGCGGACTGCTGCCCGGCTGCGGGGCGATCCCCGTACCCGGCATCTACCGCTCGCTGTCGTCAGTGCCTGTACGCAGTACGAGGTCGAGAGCGGGCTCGACGTCGGCGTCGATGTCTTTCTTGCCAAGCCGTTCGATCCCGAGGAGCTCGTGCGGGTCGTCCGGGAGCTGCTGGAGCGGCCCCGGGGGAGCGGTGCCGAGGGGTCGGCCTCCCGGGGGGCCGGGGCGCAGTCCGCCCCCTGA
- a CDS encoding helix-turn-helix transcriptional regulator has translation MARDSRAKTAELLTVRQVLDELGGISRRTFYRWRELRLAPPCIRLPNGELRVRRDVLNDWLEERAEGAAS, from the coding sequence ATGGCGCGTGACAGCCGCGCGAAGACTGCCGAACTGCTCACCGTCCGGCAGGTGCTCGACGAACTGGGCGGCATCTCGCGGCGCACCTTCTACCGCTGGCGGGAACTGCGGCTCGCTCCGCCCTGTATCCGGCTGCCCAACGGGGAGCTCCGGGTTCGGCGGGACGTGCTCAACGACTGGCTGGAGGAGCGGGCGGAGGGGGCGGCGTCGTGA
- a CDS encoding tyrosine-type recombinase/integrase: MKSYKVSVWKISVNKTTKKPTYLVRWVVDGQPFSESYKTKTLADRFRAKLVRALDKGEPFDTVTGLPDSLRGGKAALSSLDLAVKYVDARWAEASAKQRDSMTDALATVVPVLVKPGRGRPAPEVLRRALRSYVLPVPRRERERPEEIAAAAKWIEKASLPVAELQEISRAHDLIDALGRRLDGKPAATQTYRRRRAVVFNALEYAVELEHLPSNPLSRVRRKRGKRALQEVDRRVVVNPRQARELLTALTYVGGYDRASGRRLRAFFGCLYYAAMRPGEALGLRRSDCTLSASGWGRIELAETRPTAGKAWTDTGEAHDRRGLKQRAHGEVRTVPIPPPLVRLLREHLDEFGTADDGRLFSSERGNVIAASSYSRAWKQARELALVPDQVSSVLAFRPYDLRHAGVSQWLNSGVPAPEVAARAGHSVDVLLKIYAKCIDGQEQEMNDRIMQGLGEGDDPTH, from the coding sequence GTGAAGTCGTACAAGGTCTCCGTCTGGAAGATCTCAGTCAACAAGACGACCAAGAAACCGACCTACCTCGTGCGCTGGGTGGTCGACGGACAACCGTTCAGCGAGTCGTACAAGACCAAGACGCTGGCCGACCGCTTTCGCGCCAAGCTGGTGCGGGCGCTCGATAAAGGCGAGCCATTCGACACCGTCACCGGTTTGCCCGACTCGCTGCGAGGGGGCAAGGCGGCGCTGTCCTCCCTCGACCTTGCGGTGAAGTACGTGGATGCCCGCTGGGCGGAGGCGTCGGCGAAGCAACGGGACAGCATGACCGATGCGCTGGCGACGGTCGTTCCTGTCCTGGTGAAGCCGGGGCGGGGGCGGCCCGCTCCCGAGGTGTTACGGCGGGCACTGCGCTCGTACGTCCTGCCCGTACCCCGTAGGGAGCGGGAGCGGCCGGAGGAGATCGCCGCGGCGGCGAAGTGGATTGAGAAGGCGTCGCTTCCCGTGGCGGAGCTGCAAGAGATCAGCCGGGCGCATGACCTGATCGACGCGCTGGGCCGGAGGCTGGACGGCAAGCCCGCGGCGACGCAGACGTACCGGCGGCGGCGTGCCGTGGTCTTCAACGCGCTGGAGTATGCGGTGGAGTTGGAACACCTGCCGTCCAATCCGCTGAGTCGGGTCCGCCGCAAGCGGGGCAAGCGGGCGCTGCAGGAGGTTGACCGCCGGGTGGTGGTCAATCCTCGGCAGGCTCGGGAACTGCTGACCGCGCTCACGTATGTGGGCGGCTACGACCGGGCGAGCGGCCGGCGGCTGCGGGCGTTCTTCGGCTGCCTGTACTACGCGGCCATGCGGCCGGGGGAGGCGCTCGGCCTTCGCCGCTCCGACTGCACGCTTTCGGCGTCGGGCTGGGGCCGTATCGAGCTGGCGGAGACCCGTCCCACTGCGGGGAAAGCGTGGACGGACACCGGGGAAGCGCACGATCGGCGCGGCCTGAAGCAGCGGGCCCACGGTGAGGTGCGGACCGTGCCGATTCCGCCTCCGCTGGTGCGGCTGCTCCGCGAGCACCTGGACGAGTTCGGCACGGCGGATGACGGTCGACTGTTCTCCAGCGAGCGGGGCAATGTGATCGCTGCCTCGTCGTACTCGCGGGCGTGGAAGCAGGCGCGAGAACTGGCGCTCGTCCCCGACCAGGTGTCCTCGGTCTTGGCCTTCCGTCCGTACGACCTCCGGCACGCGGGCGTCTCCCAGTGGCTCAACTCCGGAGTGCCGGCGCCGGAGGTCGCCGCTCGCGCGGGCCACTCTGTTGACGTCCTCCTGAAGATCTATGCGAAGTGCATCGACGGCCAGGAACAGGAGATGAACGACCGGATCATGCAGGGGCTGGGGGAGGGGGACGACCCAACGCACTGA
- the thrC gene encoding threonine synthase, with translation MTHQWRGIIEEYRDRLPVSDTTEVVTLREGGTPLVPAQVLSERTGCEVHLKVEGANPTGSFKDRGMTMAITRAKEEGAKAVICASTGNTSASAAAYAVRAGMVSAVLVPQGKIALGKMGQALVHGAKILQVDGNFDDCLTLARSLSDNYPVALVNSVNPVRIEGQKTAAFEIVDMLGDAPDIHVLPVGNAGNITAYWKGYTEYAADGVASRTPRMWGFQASGSAPIVRGEVVKDPSTIATAIRIGNPASWQYALAARDESGGAIDEVTDREILRAYRLLAAQEGVFVEPASAASVAGLLKAAEQGKVDPGQRIVCTVTGNGLKDPDWAVAGAPQPVTVPVDAATAAERLGLA, from the coding sequence ATGACCCACCAGTGGCGCGGAATCATCGAGGAGTACCGGGACCGGCTGCCGGTCTCCGACACCACCGAGGTCGTCACGCTCCGCGAGGGCGGCACGCCGCTCGTACCCGCGCAGGTGCTCTCCGAGCGCACGGGCTGCGAGGTCCACCTGAAGGTGGAGGGCGCCAACCCGACCGGTTCCTTCAAGGACCGCGGCATGACGATGGCCATCACGCGGGCCAAGGAGGAGGGCGCCAAGGCAGTCATCTGTGCCTCCACGGGCAACACCTCCGCCTCCGCCGCCGCCTACGCCGTACGCGCCGGGATGGTCTCCGCGGTGCTCGTGCCGCAGGGCAAGATCGCACTCGGCAAGATGGGCCAGGCCCTCGTCCACGGCGCCAAGATCCTCCAGGTCGACGGCAACTTCGACGACTGTCTGACGCTCGCGCGCTCGCTCTCCGACAACTACCCGGTGGCGCTGGTCAATTCGGTCAACCCGGTACGGATCGAGGGTCAGAAGACCGCCGCCTTCGAGATCGTGGACATGCTGGGCGACGCCCCGGACATCCACGTCCTGCCGGTCGGCAACGCGGGCAACATCACGGCCTACTGGAAGGGCTACACCGAGTACGCCGCCGACGGCGTGGCCTCCCGCACGCCCCGCATGTGGGGCTTCCAGGCCTCCGGCTCGGCGCCGATCGTGCGCGGCGAGGTCGTCAAGGACCCGTCGACGATCGCCACCGCCATCCGCATCGGCAACCCGGCGTCCTGGCAGTACGCGCTGGCCGCGCGGGACGAGTCGGGCGGCGCCATCGACGAGGTGACGGACCGCGAGATCCTGCGCGCCTACCGGCTGTTGGCGGCGCAGGAGGGCGTCTTCGTGGAGCCGGCCTCGGCCGCTTCGGTCGCCGGTCTGCTGAAGGCGGCCGAGCAGGGCAAGGTCGACCCGGGCCAGCGGATCGTCTGCACGGTGACCGGCAACGGGCTCAAGGACCCCGACTGGGCGGTCGCCGGAGCGCCGCAGCCGGTCACCGTGCCGGTCGACGCGGCGACGGCGGCGGAGCGGCTCGGGCTCGCGTAA
- a CDS encoding replication initiator, which produces MTTNLTTNVAALVARALEADFAAWRRNIVRVGGCTNPIHLVGAATVYDTTTGAVLRSYGSDVYGGRLLVACGNRRATVCPACSGLYRADTYQLIRAGLVGGKNVTEAVSGYPRVFATLTAPGFGPVHTRRERDGRVRACRPRRVGESCPHGRPTGCRERHSTDDLRLGEPLCPRCYDYAGAVLWHAFAGRLWHRFGLELRREVARRAGLSRTEFGEVARLSYAKVSEYQRRGLVHFHGVIRLDGPDGPDSPPPGWATVPLLIDAVREVAGRVRLTAPGAEVVGPRELRFGTQVDVRPVASYGRDERERPAPAAAVAGYIAKYATKGAESAGAVDGRIYHARDMVMLPVRAHVLRMIGTCWWLGGLPEFEPLGLRRWAHMLGYGGHFSTKSRRYSTTLTALRQARADHRAEQQRASLGLADGPTVTVGRWRYAGRGYSPAAALLAASVREGGGRDGA; this is translated from the coding sequence ATGACCACGAACCTCACGACGAACGTTGCTGCCCTGGTCGCCAGGGCGTTAGAGGCGGACTTCGCGGCCTGGCGCCGGAACATCGTCCGCGTCGGTGGCTGCACCAACCCGATTCACCTGGTCGGCGCGGCGACCGTCTACGACACGACTACAGGCGCGGTTCTGCGCTCCTATGGGTCTGACGTCTACGGCGGTCGCTTGCTCGTCGCGTGCGGCAACCGACGCGCGACGGTCTGCCCGGCCTGCTCAGGCCTGTACCGGGCGGACACGTACCAACTCATCCGGGCCGGGCTCGTCGGCGGCAAGAACGTCACGGAGGCGGTGAGCGGGTACCCGCGCGTGTTCGCCACGCTCACCGCTCCCGGCTTCGGCCCCGTTCACACACGGCGGGAACGCGACGGGCGCGTACGGGCCTGTCGTCCCCGTCGGGTGGGGGAGTCGTGTCCCCATGGTCGGCCAACCGGATGCCGTGAGCGTCACTCGACGGACGATCTCCGTCTCGGCGAGCCGCTCTGTCCGCGCTGCTACGACTACGCGGGCGCTGTCCTCTGGCACGCGTTCGCCGGTCGGCTCTGGCATCGCTTCGGGCTGGAGCTGCGGCGGGAGGTTGCACGGCGTGCCGGGCTATCGCGGACGGAGTTCGGGGAAGTCGCCCGGCTCTCGTACGCGAAGGTCTCCGAGTACCAGCGGCGCGGCCTGGTCCACTTCCATGGCGTGATCCGCCTCGACGGACCGGACGGACCCGACTCGCCCCCGCCGGGCTGGGCGACCGTGCCACTCCTGATCGACGCCGTGCGGGAGGTGGCCGGTCGGGTGCGGCTGACCGCTCCGGGGGCGGAAGTCGTCGGCCCGCGGGAGCTCCGCTTCGGCACGCAGGTCGACGTACGACCGGTCGCCTCGTACGGCAGGGATGAGAGGGAGCGGCCTGCCCCCGCGGCGGCCGTGGCGGGCTACATCGCCAAGTACGCCACGAAAGGAGCGGAGTCCGCCGGGGCAGTAGACGGCCGGATCTACCACGCGCGGGACATGGTCATGCTGCCCGTACGTGCGCACGTGCTGCGCATGATCGGCACGTGCTGGTGGCTCGGCGGCCTGCCGGAGTTCGAGCCGCTCGGGCTGCGCCGTTGGGCCCACATGCTCGGGTACGGCGGGCACTTCTCCACCAAGTCACGCCGCTACTCGACCACACTGACCGCCCTCCGGCAGGCCCGTGCCGATCACCGTGCGGAGCAGCAGCGGGCGTCGCTTGGCCTGGCCGATGGCCCGACTGTCACGGTCGGTCGGTGGCGTTATGCGGGGCGCGGCTATTCGCCGGCGGCGGCACTCCTTGCCGCTTCCGTGAGGGAAGGCGGTGGTCGCGATGGCGCGTGA
- the nrtL gene encoding ArgS-related anticodon-binding protein NrtL, which produces MTPVELSRTVLRAVRSAVDDGELSVAVPVRAVVTPPGPGGSGDYATNIALQLARDAGRPPLHVAEILRPRLRRADGVADVVVSGPGFLNIHLADDLAASALVRQIGQEGSRYGYSDELAGEEPVALRIPYDIRAEVVADSLVRIIASQGGRAEVAHGEPVTLRPVPAGEDPAPLGGDASRWALLHPAPHDRPRITADHLVQRESNPLFRVRYAHARARALARGAARLHLTPEPGAVDVPGAQPLLHALAEYPGALSRAAHHRAPDRLARHLVTTADAFLAVQHTVLPLGDEKPSAAHRARLALAEAAGTVLAGGLSLLGISAPVHL; this is translated from the coding sequence GTGACCCCCGTCGAGCTCTCCCGTACCGTGCTGCGCGCGGTGCGGTCCGCTGTCGACGACGGGGAGCTGAGCGTGGCCGTTCCCGTGCGTGCCGTTGTCACGCCCCCGGGGCCCGGGGGTTCCGGGGACTACGCCACCAACATCGCGCTCCAGCTCGCCCGGGATGCCGGGCGGCCGCCCCTCCACGTCGCCGAGATCCTCCGGCCCCGGCTTCGCCGGGCAGACGGCGTCGCCGACGTCGTCGTCAGTGGGCCCGGGTTTCTCAACATCCACCTCGCCGACGACCTCGCCGCCTCCGCCCTCGTGCGGCAGATCGGCCAAGAGGGAAGCCGGTACGGGTACTCCGACGAGCTCGCCGGCGAAGAGCCCGTCGCGCTTCGCATCCCCTACGACATCCGCGCCGAAGTCGTCGCCGACTCCCTCGTGCGGATCATCGCCAGCCAGGGCGGGCGGGCCGAGGTCGCGCACGGGGAGCCCGTCACGCTGCGGCCCGTGCCCGCCGGGGAGGACCCCGCGCCGCTCGGCGGGGACGCCTCCCGCTGGGCGCTGCTGCACCCCGCCCCGCACGACCGGCCCCGGATCACCGCCGACCACCTCGTGCAGCGTGAGAGCAATCCGCTGTTCCGCGTGCGCTACGCGCATGCGCGGGCGCGCGCCCTCGCGCGCGGCGCCGCCCGGCTGCACCTCACGCCCGAGCCCGGGGCCGTGGACGTCCCCGGCGCCCAGCCCCTGCTGCACGCGCTCGCCGAGTACCCGGGCGCCCTCTCGCGCGCCGCGCACCACCGCGCGCCCGACCGGCTCGCCCGGCACCTCGTCACCACCGCCGACGCCTTCCTCGCCGTCCAGCACACCGTGCTGCCCCTCGGCGACGAGAAACCCTCGGCCGCCCACCGCGCCCGGCTCGCGCTCGCCGAAGCCGCCGGGACGGTGCTGGCCGGTGGCCTGTCCCTGCTCGGCATCAGCGCACCCGTCCACCTCTGA
- the lysA gene encoding diaminopimelate decarboxylase has translation MSRSAHPAGPRHADVLPEGRSVASAAPPADPNALDPKVWAQTVARNADGVVTVGGVDVNALAAQVGTPAYVLDEADFRARARAWRTAFGHDADVFYAGKAFLSRAVVRWLDEEGLNLDVCSGGELATALSAGLSPDRIAFHGNNKTPAEIRRAVEAGVGRIVLDSFQEIVRVAHIARELDKRQRVQIRVTVGVEAHTHEFIATAHEDQKFGIPLAGGQAAEAVRRALQLDSLDVIGIHSHIGSQIFDMSGFEVAAHRVVGLLKDIRDEHGVELPEIDLGGGLGIAYTSEDDPREPHEIAKALTEIVTRECESARLRTPRISVEPGRAIAGPTTFTLYEVGTVKPLEGLRTYVSVDGGMSDNIRTALYDAEYSVALASRTSDAEPMLVRVVGKHCESGDIVVKDAFLPADLAPGDLIAVPATGAYCRSMASNYNHALRPPVVAVRDGEARVIVRRESEEDLLRLDVG, from the coding sequence ATGAGTCGTTCCGCACATCCCGCCGGGCCCCGGCACGCCGACGTCCTTCCCGAAGGGCGCTCCGTAGCAAGCGCAGCCCCGCCCGCCGACCCCAACGCCCTCGACCCCAAGGTGTGGGCCCAGACCGTCGCCCGGAACGCGGACGGTGTCGTCACCGTCGGCGGCGTTGACGTCAACGCGCTCGCCGCCCAGGTCGGCACGCCGGCCTACGTCCTCGACGAGGCCGACTTCCGGGCCCGGGCGCGCGCCTGGCGCACCGCCTTCGGGCACGACGCCGACGTCTTCTACGCCGGCAAGGCCTTCCTCTCCCGCGCCGTCGTGCGCTGGCTGGACGAGGAAGGGCTCAACCTGGACGTGTGCTCGGGAGGCGAGCTCGCCACCGCGCTGTCCGCGGGGCTCTCCCCGGACCGCATCGCCTTCCACGGGAACAACAAGACGCCGGCCGAGATCCGCCGGGCCGTCGAGGCCGGGGTCGGGCGGATCGTGCTCGACTCCTTCCAGGAGATCGTGCGCGTCGCCCACATCGCCCGCGAGCTGGACAAGCGCCAGCGCGTGCAGATCCGCGTCACCGTCGGCGTCGAGGCGCACACCCACGAGTTCATCGCCACCGCCCACGAGGACCAGAAGTTCGGCATCCCGCTGGCCGGCGGGCAGGCCGCCGAGGCCGTGCGGCGGGCGCTCCAGCTCGACTCGCTGGACGTCATCGGCATCCACTCCCACATCGGGTCGCAGATCTTCGACATGTCCGGGTTCGAGGTCGCCGCCCACCGGGTGGTGGGGCTGCTCAAGGACATCCGTGACGAGCACGGCGTCGAGCTGCCCGAGATCGACCTCGGCGGCGGGCTCGGCATCGCGTACACCAGCGAGGACGACCCCCGCGAGCCGCACGAGATCGCCAAGGCGCTCACCGAGATCGTCACCCGGGAGTGCGAGTCCGCCCGGCTGCGCACGCCGCGCATCTCCGTCGAGCCGGGACGCGCCATCGCCGGCCCCACCACCTTCACGCTGTACGAGGTCGGCACCGTCAAGCCGCTGGAAGGACTGCGGACGTACGTCTCCGTCGACGGCGGCATGTCCGACAACATCCGTACCGCGCTGTACGACGCCGAGTACAGCGTCGCCCTGGCCTCCCGTACGAGCGACGCCGAGCCGATGCTCGTCCGCGTCGTCGGCAAGCACTGCGAGAGCGGCGACATCGTGGTCAAGGACGCGTTCCTGCCGGCCGACCTCGCGCCCGGTGACCTCATCGCCGTCCCCGCCACCGGCGCCTACTGCCGTTCCATGGCCAGCAACTACAACCACGCGCTGCGGCCGCCGGTCGTCGCCGTGCGCGACGGCGAGGCGCGGGTCATCGTGCGCCGCGAGAGCGAGGAGGACCTGCTGCGGCTCGACGTCGGCTGA